One region of Qipengyuania sp. SS22 genomic DNA includes:
- a CDS encoding 4a-hydroxytetrahydrobiopterin dehydratase, protein MTVEQLTEEERGSWLRGLTGWSLARDGKAIARSFEFADFSEAFAFMTRVALIAETRDHHPEWSNVYNRVEITLTTHDASGLSLRDVKMARKIDALLG, encoded by the coding sequence ATGACCGTTGAACAGCTGACCGAGGAAGAGCGTGGCAGCTGGCTGCGCGGGCTGACCGGATGGAGCCTCGCCCGCGACGGCAAGGCAATCGCGCGGAGCTTCGAATTCGCCGACTTTTCCGAAGCTTTCGCCTTCATGACCCGCGTCGCGCTGATCGCGGAGACCCGCGATCACCATCCCGAATGGTCGAATGTCTACAACCGTGTGGAGATCACCCTGACCACGCATGACGCCAGCGGGCTGTCGCTGCGCGATGTCAAAATGGCGCGCAAGATCGACGCGCTGCTCGGCTAG
- a CDS encoding division/cell wall cluster transcriptional repressor MraZ, with the protein MLPPLFRKAVKDSSDGRVLCLMKHPSWNCLVGFGLSRKPELEAQLDREEELAVRLGKEFDRDTRSSQLFGFQEMPFDDSGRFVMPDHLRMLGKIEDGLYYQGGGRFFTLWNPGELAQMGDDWAGAKAACESFLADVKAKGK; encoded by the coding sequence GTGCTTCCGCCCCTGTTTCGCAAGGCGGTGAAGGACAGCAGCGATGGTCGCGTGCTGTGCCTGATGAAGCACCCCAGCTGGAACTGCCTCGTCGGCTTCGGCCTCTCGCGCAAACCCGAACTCGAAGCCCAGCTCGACCGTGAGGAAGAGCTCGCCGTCCGCCTGGGCAAGGAATTCGACCGCGATACGCGCTCCAGCCAGCTTTTCGGCTTCCAGGAAATGCCGTTCGACGACAGCGGCCGTTTCGTCATGCCCGATCATCTGCGGATGCTCGGCAAGATCGAAGACGGACTCTATTACCAGGGCGGTGGCCGGTTCTTCACGCTGTGGAACCCCGGCGAACTCGCGCAGATGGGCGACGATTGGGCGGGCGCCAAGGCAGCCTGCGAAAGCTTCCTCGCCGATGTGAAGGCGAAGGGCAAATGA
- a CDS encoding SDR family oxidoreductase: MSERKAIFITGGGSGIGRAVALYFGERGWFVGLGDIDKTGMRETEEMIGNGFVYGHVLDVRDRAAWDEALEAFSVAAGGRIDVVFNNAGIPLGGAVLENSTEEIERCLDINLKGVLFGAQAAHPHLAKTAPGSCLLNTASAAGIYGTPGASVYSATKFGVRAVTESLDGEWADTGINVRSLMPSFIDTPLLDHAPHAGVNEGIRQRVTDAGLEITPVEEVAAAAWAAVHGDRLHTPVGKTARQMAFAARWLPGRVRKQTRTSARPLGK, translated from the coding sequence TTGAGCGAGCGCAAGGCGATTTTCATCACCGGCGGCGGGTCGGGCATCGGGCGCGCGGTTGCGCTGTATTTCGGCGAGCGCGGTTGGTTCGTCGGCCTTGGCGACATCGACAAGACAGGCATGCGCGAAACCGAGGAGATGATCGGTAACGGCTTCGTCTATGGCCATGTCCTCGACGTGCGCGACCGCGCGGCCTGGGATGAAGCGCTTGAGGCGTTCTCGGTCGCGGCGGGCGGCCGGATCGACGTGGTGTTCAACAATGCCGGCATCCCGCTTGGCGGGGCGGTGCTTGAAAACAGCACCGAGGAAATCGAACGCTGTCTCGATATCAATCTCAAGGGGGTGCTGTTTGGCGCGCAGGCGGCGCATCCGCATCTGGCGAAGACCGCGCCGGGATCCTGCCTGCTCAACACCGCCAGTGCCGCGGGCATTTATGGCACACCGGGCGCGAGCGTCTATTCGGCGACCAAGTTCGGCGTACGCGCGGTGACCGAGAGCCTCGATGGCGAATGGGCCGACACGGGCATCAATGTCCGCTCGCTGATGCCCAGCTTCATCGACACGCCGCTGCTCGATCACGCGCCCCACGCCGGGGTGAACGAAGGCATCCGCCAGCGTGTTACCGATGCCGGATTGGAAATCACGCCGGTCGAGGAAGTGGCCGCTGCCGCCTGGGCTGCGGTCCATGGCGACCGGCTGCACACGCCCGTGGGCAAGACCGCCAGGCAGATGGCCTTTGCCGCACGTTGGCTGCCCGGACGCGTGCGCAAGCAGACGCGCACCAGCGCCCGTCCGCTGGGCAAATAG
- a CDS encoding DNA-3-methyladenine glycosylase family protein, translating to MGLTNAQLRTHLDTVAASDPVVAGALERCGYPEERIRPTGYRTLLRTIVGQQVSVASADAVWAKLEAELGEAMPAHEVLARDFDTLRACGLSRQKQGYARSLCELVASGELDLASLSEDDEEAIADLTRIKGIGRWSAEIYLLFAEGRPDIWPAGDLAVQEAVGRMLELAARPTEKETRIIGEDWRPRRGAMAIFTWHAYTNAAL from the coding sequence ATGGGGCTGACCAACGCACAATTGCGCACGCATCTCGATACGGTCGCGGCATCCGACCCCGTTGTGGCCGGGGCGCTGGAGCGCTGCGGCTATCCCGAAGAACGCATTCGCCCCACCGGCTACCGCACGTTGCTGCGGACGATCGTCGGCCAGCAGGTCAGCGTCGCATCCGCGGATGCGGTGTGGGCCAAGCTCGAAGCCGAACTGGGCGAAGCTATGCCCGCGCACGAAGTGCTGGCGCGCGATTTCGACACGCTGCGTGCCTGCGGCCTGTCGCGCCAGAAACAGGGCTATGCCCGCAGTCTGTGCGAGCTGGTGGCCAGCGGCGAACTCGATCTGGCCAGTCTTTCCGAAGACGACGAGGAGGCGATTGCTGACCTCACCCGAATCAAGGGGATCGGGCGCTGGTCGGCGGAAATATACTTGCTGTTCGCCGAAGGGCGGCCCGACATCTGGCCCGCGGGCGATCTGGCGGTTCAGGAAGCCGTGGGCCGCATGCTCGAACTGGCGGCGCGGCCAACCGAGAAGGAAACGCGTATCATCGGCGAAGACTGGCGGCCCCGTCGCGGCGCAATGGCCATCTTTACCTGGCACGCATACACCAATGCCGCGCTGTAG
- a CDS encoding peptidoglycan D,D-transpeptidase FtsI family protein, producing MAVASGRVQLVTIRQESLTLARWRVLWIALGFAFVALLALVRIGYLGMSDDGLRGTSLEEALLPPRGEITDRNGVPLARAFPAYALWFNPEALGEDGAPLVRDPATVVSKLKAIFPDLDEKAVAAQFAAGKQGYIRRRVLPEEANRVQEIGELALEMPMENDRHYPQGSMAAHVLGYVAADGNGRVGMEQVLNDHLSNPSTRGTPIALSIDSRVQGALEDELRRGMKLVQAQGGAGIVLDVDTGEVLALASLPEFDPNKIDARGEKLMFNRVTNQVYELGSTFKPLSVAAAIDAGVVRNLGKRWDASPVKVGRFSIKDSHDLGSDLNAVEALIHSSNTVTARLVDELGPDRMRRTMMDLGMNERPYIELPAKGFPIWPGEKWPRLRSMTVGYGHGIAVTPLHLASAYAAMINGGIWRPATLKKLGPGEAPKGRRVFKASTSSRMRQLLRAIAVYGTGKNADAPGYRVGGKTGSAEKPGGSAGYRKTALVSTFAAAFPMDRPRYVVIAMLDEPRGTLASSYQRTAAWNAAPIVGRLVPRIGPLIGVRPDDTRDVDISDIKPLIPEANK from the coding sequence ATGGCGGTGGCCTCGGGCCGCGTCCAGCTTGTCACCATCCGCCAGGAATCGCTGACGCTCGCCCGCTGGCGGGTTTTGTGGATTGCGCTTGGCTTTGCCTTTGTCGCGTTGCTCGCGCTTGTCCGGATCGGCTATCTCGGCATGTCCGACGATGGCCTGCGCGGCACCTCGCTCGAAGAAGCGCTGCTGCCGCCGCGCGGCGAGATCACCGACCGCAATGGCGTGCCGCTGGCGCGCGCCTTTCCCGCCTATGCGCTGTGGTTCAACCCGGAAGCGCTGGGCGAAGACGGTGCGCCGCTGGTGCGCGACCCAGCCACGGTCGTGAGCAAGCTGAAAGCGATCTTCCCCGATCTCGACGAAAAGGCGGTCGCCGCACAATTCGCCGCGGGCAAGCAGGGCTATATCCGCCGCCGCGTCTTGCCCGAGGAAGCCAATCGCGTGCAGGAAATCGGCGAACTCGCGCTCGAAATGCCGATGGAGAACGACCGCCACTATCCGCAGGGTTCGATGGCCGCGCATGTGCTCGGCTATGTCGCTGCCGACGGCAATGGCCGCGTCGGCATGGAGCAGGTGCTCAACGATCACCTGTCCAACCCTTCGACCCGCGGTACGCCGATTGCGCTGTCGATCGATTCCCGCGTGCAGGGCGCGCTCGAGGACGAGCTGCGCCGCGGGATGAAGCTGGTCCAGGCGCAGGGCGGGGCGGGCATTGTGCTCGATGTCGATACCGGCGAAGTGCTGGCGCTGGCATCGCTCCCCGAATTTGATCCCAACAAGATCGATGCGCGCGGCGAAAAGCTGATGTTCAACCGCGTGACCAACCAGGTCTATGAACTGGGCTCGACTTTCAAGCCGCTGTCGGTCGCCGCTGCGATCGATGCCGGTGTCGTCCGCAATCTTGGCAAGCGCTGGGACGCAAGCCCGGTCAAGGTCGGGCGCTTCAGCATCAAGGACAGCCACGATCTGGGGTCCGATCTCAACGCGGTCGAGGCGCTCATCCACTCGTCCAACACGGTCACCGCGCGGCTGGTCGACGAACTCGGCCCCGACCGCATGCGACGCACGATGATGGACCTCGGCATGAATGAGCGCCCCTATATCGAACTGCCCGCCAAGGGTTTCCCGATCTGGCCGGGCGAAAAATGGCCGCGCCTGCGCTCGATGACGGTTGGCTATGGCCACGGTATCGCGGTCACGCCGCTGCATCTCGCCAGCGCCTATGCGGCGATGATCAATGGCGGCATCTGGCGCCCGGCCACGCTCAAGAAGCTGGGCCCGGGCGAGGCGCCCAAGGGACGCCGCGTGTTCAAGGCCTCGACCTCGAGCCGGATGCGGCAATTGCTGCGCGCGATTGCGGTCTATGGCACCGGCAAGAATGCCGATGCGCCGGGCTATCGCGTCGGCGGCAAGACCGGTTCGGCTGAAAAGCCGGGCGGCAGTGCCGGTTATCGCAAGACCGCGTTGGTTTCGACCTTCGCCGCCGCATTCCCGATGGACCGCCCGCGCTACGTCGTGATCGCCATGCTCGACGAGCCGCGCGGGACGCTTGCCAGTTCCTACCAGCGCACTGCCGCATGGAACGCCGCGCCGATCGTCGGGCGGCTGGTACCGCGCATCGGTCCGTTGATCGGCGTGCGCCCCGACGATACGCGCGATGTCGACATCTCCGATATCAAGCCACTGATCCCGGAGGCGAACAAGTGA
- a CDS encoding heme exporter protein CcmB has protein sequence MIGTLLRRDLGLLLPGGRGGGGVLPLLFFLAVAMLYPFAVGPDAQLLARTGGGVIWVAALLAAILPIDKLVSADLDAGMFDQLHLRGVSEEAAMAVRLLAHWLAFAPLLLLATLPAAALLGLPGEMTRTVLLGLLAGTPGLAAIGLAVAALTASLRGGAALAGLMVIPLAVPILIFGAGALSRPDPGALLLTGAISLGLCAVTPFAAGAAIRAAREG, from the coding sequence ATGATCGGGACACTTCTTCGGCGCGATCTCGGGCTGCTGCTGCCCGGTGGGCGCGGCGGCGGCGGGGTGCTGCCGCTGCTGTTCTTCCTCGCGGTGGCGATGCTTTATCCCTTCGCGGTCGGGCCCGACGCGCAATTGCTCGCGCGTACTGGTGGCGGCGTGATCTGGGTGGCGGCCCTGCTCGCCGCGATCCTGCCGATCGACAAGCTCGTCTCGGCCGATCTCGATGCTGGCATGTTCGACCAGTTACACTTGCGCGGGGTGAGCGAGGAAGCCGCGATGGCAGTACGGCTGCTCGCGCATTGGCTGGCCTTCGCGCCGCTGCTGCTGCTTGCCACACTTCCTGCGGCAGCGCTGCTGGGCCTGCCGGGAGAAATGACGCGCACCGTCCTGCTCGGCCTGCTGGCGGGCACCCCCGGCCTCGCTGCGATCGGCCTTGCGGTCGCCGCGCTTACCGCCAGCCTGCGCGGCGGAGCGGCGCTGGCCGGGCTGATGGTCATTCCGCTGGCCGTGCCCATCCTGATTTTCGGTGCCGGCGCATTGTCCCGGCCCGATCCGGGCGCGTTGCTGCTCACCGGCGCGATCAGCCTCGGGCTGTGCGCGGTGACACCCTTTGCCGCCGGAGCGGCGATACGCGCGGCGCGCGAAGGTTAG
- the map gene encoding type I methionyl aminopeptidase, with amino-acid sequence MTEYQVIEADETVYRDGTIKLHGPEGFEGMRKAGRLAAEILDELTTFVQPGVTTGAIDDYVRGMMLDAGSVPATMGYRGYEHSCCTSINHVICHGIPSDKALKDGDIVNIDVTPLLDGWHGDTSRMFFAGEPSIKAKRLVEVTYECLMLGIDAVRKPGARLGDIGAAIEAHARQYRYGVVQEFCGHGLGRLFHDAPEVIHAARAGTGPEMKPGMFFTIEPMINAGRAHAKVLGDGWTAVTRDKSLSAQFEHSIGITDDGVEIFTESPKGLHKPPY; translated from the coding sequence ATGACAGAATACCAGGTAATCGAGGCGGACGAGACCGTCTATCGCGACGGCACGATCAAGCTGCATGGACCCGAAGGTTTCGAGGGCATGCGCAAGGCAGGGCGGCTGGCCGCGGAAATTCTCGATGAGCTCACCACTTTCGTGCAGCCGGGCGTCACCACCGGGGCGATCGACGACTATGTCCGCGGTATGATGCTCGATGCCGGATCGGTGCCCGCGACGATGGGCTATCGCGGCTATGAGCATAGCTGCTGCACCTCGATCAACCATGTGATCTGCCATGGCATTCCGTCCGACAAGGCGCTGAAAGACGGCGACATCGTCAATATCGACGTGACCCCGCTGCTCGACGGCTGGCATGGCGATACCAGTCGCATGTTCTTCGCCGGCGAACCGTCGATCAAGGCCAAGCGGCTGGTCGAGGTGACCTATGAATGCCTGATGCTGGGCATCGATGCGGTGCGTAAGCCCGGCGCCCGGCTGGGCGATATCGGCGCGGCGATCGAAGCGCATGCGCGCCAGTACCGCTATGGCGTGGTGCAGGAATTCTGCGGCCACGGTCTCGGCCGGTTGTTCCATGATGCGCCGGAGGTGATCCATGCGGCGCGCGCGGGAACCGGGCCGGAAATGAAGCCGGGCATGTTCTTCACCATCGAACCGATGATCAACGCCGGTCGCGCGCATGCCAAGGTGCTGGGCGACGGCTGGACTGCGGTCACACGCGACAAGTCGCTTTCGGCGCAGTTCGAACATTCGATCGGCATTACCGATGACGGCGTCGAGATTTTCACCGAAAGCCCCAAGGGGCTGCACAAGCCGCCTTACTAA
- the ccmA gene encoding heme ABC exporter ATP-binding protein CcmA encodes MQPRLVAKDIACRRGERLLFRRFSLTCDEGAAVHVTGANGIGKSSLIRILAGLLHPFTGSVDHAGAMGLVDERLALDAHLPLGKALAFWEALDGCTQPGRALELLQLDPLMEVPVRYLSTGQKKRAALARLLNRNCPIWLLDEPLNGLDGHAQAAFETLIAQHCAGGGIAVIASHQPIALPAPHTIHLAEYAA; translated from the coding sequence ATGCAACCTCGCCTCGTCGCAAAGGATATTGCCTGCCGCCGCGGCGAAAGGCTGCTGTTTCGCAGGTTTTCGCTTACCTGCGATGAAGGCGCTGCCGTGCATGTCACCGGCGCCAACGGGATCGGCAAGTCGAGCCTGATCCGCATTCTCGCCGGATTGCTGCACCCGTTCACCGGCTCGGTGGACCACGCCGGGGCGATGGGACTGGTCGACGAACGGCTCGCGCTCGACGCCCATTTGCCGCTGGGCAAGGCGCTGGCATTCTGGGAAGCGCTCGACGGATGCACCCAGCCGGGCCGCGCGCTCGAACTGCTGCAGCTCGATCCGCTGATGGAGGTGCCGGTGCGCTATCTCTCGACCGGGCAGAAGAAGCGTGCCGCGCTCGCGCGATTGCTCAATCGCAACTGCCCGATCTGGCTGCTCGACGAGCCGCTCAACGGCCTTGACGGCCACGCGCAAGCGGCCTTCGAGACGCTGATTGCGCAGCATTGCGCAGGCGGCGGGATTGCCGTCATCGCCTCGCACCAGCCCATTGCCCTGCCCGCGCCGCACACCATCCACCTTGCAGAGTATGCCGCATGA
- a CDS encoding cysteine synthase A — MTTIPVREHTLDLIGNTPLVRLEGPSEEAGCDIFGKCEFANPGASVKDRAALYIIRDAEERGELKPGGTVVEGTAGNTGIGIALVANALGYRTIIVMPDNQSKEKMDTLRALGAELVTVPPTKYADCNHFQHVSRRMAEEIDGAIWAGQFDNTANRKAHIETTAKELWDQLEGRIDGFTCAAGTGGTIAGVGMGLKELDETVTIALTDPHGAALYNYFANGELKAEGSSVAEGIGQGRITGNLEGAPIDTQFRISDEEGLTWVARLLREEGLCLGLSSGINVGGAIALGKHLVAEGRENPRVATILCDTGFRYLSTLYSAEWLAAKGLPVFDWLQSGD, encoded by the coding sequence ATGACTACAATTCCCGTACGCGAGCATACGCTCGATCTCATCGGCAACACCCCGCTGGTCCGTCTCGAAGGACCGAGCGAGGAAGCCGGTTGCGACATCTTTGGTAAATGCGAATTCGCCAATCCGGGCGCCAGCGTGAAGGATCGCGCAGCGCTCTATATCATCCGTGATGCGGAAGAGCGCGGCGAACTGAAGCCCGGTGGCACGGTGGTCGAAGGGACCGCCGGCAATACCGGGATCGGCATTGCGCTGGTGGCCAATGCGCTGGGTTACCGCACGATCATCGTGATGCCCGACAACCAGTCGAAGGAAAAGATGGACACGCTCCGCGCCCTGGGCGCGGAACTGGTCACCGTTCCGCCGACGAAGTATGCCGATTGCAACCACTTCCAGCACGTCTCACGCCGGATGGCGGAAGAGATCGACGGGGCGATCTGGGCCGGCCAGTTCGACAATACCGCCAACCGCAAGGCGCATATCGAAACCACCGCCAAGGAACTGTGGGACCAGCTCGAGGGCCGAATCGACGGTTTTACCTGCGCGGCGGGCACGGGTGGCACCATCGCCGGCGTGGGTATGGGGCTGAAGGAGCTGGATGAAACCGTCACCATCGCGCTGACCGACCCGCATGGCGCGGCGCTGTATAACTACTTCGCCAATGGCGAGCTGAAGGCCGAAGGGTCTTCGGTTGCCGAGGGGATCGGGCAGGGGCGCATCACCGGCAATCTCGAAGGCGCGCCGATCGATACGCAATTCCGGATTTCGGACGAGGAAGGCCTGACCTGGGTAGCGCGCCTGCTGCGCGAAGAGGGACTGTGCCTCGGCCTGTCCTCGGGCATCAATGTCGGCGGCGCGATTGCGCTGGGTAAGCATTTGGTGGCTGAAGGGCGCGAGAACCCGCGCGTGGCTACCATCCTGTGCGACACAGGCTTCCGCTATCTCTCGACGCTCTACAGCGCCGAATGGTTGGCCGCTAAGGGCCTGCCAGTGTTCGATTGGTTGCAATCGGGCGATTGA
- a CDS encoding 2Fe-2S iron-sulfur cluster-binding protein, which produces MPKLTVTTREGETSEIDVADGLTVMEAIRDNGFDELLALCGGCCSCATCHVHVDPAFADKLPELSEDEDDLLESTDHRQPTSRLSCQIPFTAELDGLKVTIAPED; this is translated from the coding sequence ATGCCGAAACTGACCGTGACCACCCGCGAAGGCGAGACCAGCGAAATCGACGTCGCCGACGGCCTGACCGTGATGGAAGCGATCCGCGACAATGGCTTCGACGAGCTGCTCGCGCTGTGCGGCGGGTGCTGTTCCTGCGCGACCTGCCATGTGCATGTCGACCCGGCGTTTGCAGACAAACTCCCGGAACTGAGCGAGGACGAGGACGACCTGCTCGAATCCACCGATCACCGCCAGCCGACTTCGCGCCTGTCGTGCCAGATCCCCTTCACGGCGGAACTGGATGGGTTGAAGGTTACTATCGCGCCTGAAGACTGA
- a CDS encoding GldG family protein, translating into MALLAAACSSGEAREEAASKPRVGLFSSLPLYWGEGEFGAMLEGGGHKDWVREELETRFDLVPLDTLEPEALEGLDRVILAQPRALAPSENVSFDQWVVQGGQAVILADPMLTRHSRYPIGDRRRPQDVVLLSPIFAHWGLELLFDETQPGGERTVKLAGQSVPVALHGRFARQETSSCTVLGDGLLARCARGSGAAVLFADAALLDWEGSDRVPQGRKDALWAVLKSAIPDEPAATD; encoded by the coding sequence ATGGCGCTGCTCGCCGCGGCCTGCTCTTCGGGGGAGGCGCGCGAGGAAGCTGCCTCCAAGCCGCGCGTCGGGCTGTTTTCGAGCCTGCCGCTCTATTGGGGCGAAGGCGAGTTCGGCGCGATGCTGGAAGGCGGGGGACATAAGGACTGGGTGCGCGAGGAACTCGAGACGCGCTTCGACCTCGTTCCGCTCGATACGCTCGAACCCGAGGCGCTCGAAGGGCTCGACCGCGTGATCCTGGCGCAGCCACGCGCACTGGCGCCGTCGGAAAATGTCTCTTTCGATCAATGGGTGGTCCAGGGCGGCCAGGCGGTAATCCTCGCCGATCCGATGCTGACGCGCCACTCGCGCTATCCGATCGGTGACCGGCGCCGGCCGCAGGATGTCGTGCTGCTGTCGCCGATCTTTGCGCATTGGGGTCTCGAACTGCTGTTCGACGAGACCCAGCCCGGCGGCGAACGGACGGTCAAGCTGGCAGGTCAGTCGGTTCCGGTGGCGCTGCACGGCCGCTTTGCGCGGCAGGAAACCAGTTCGTGTACGGTGCTTGGCGACGGATTGCTCGCACGCTGTGCACGAGGCAGCGGAGCGGCGGTCCTTTTCGCCGATGCCGCGCTGCTCGACTGGGAAGGCAGTGATCGCGTTCCGCAGGGCCGCAAGGACGCCTTGTGGGCCGTACTAAAGTCCGCGATCCCCGACGAACCAGCCGCTACGGACTGA
- the rsmH gene encoding 16S rRNA (cytosine(1402)-N(4))-methyltransferase RsmH, whose amino-acid sequence MSAAPHIPVLLDEVIDALDPQPGDVIVDATFGAGGYTRALLERGVTVHAFDRDPDAIAAGRKWSETEEAPPRLVLHPHRFSEMLDVMTSADVAQVDGVVMDIGVSSMQLDQAERGFAFSADGPLDMRMSQDGESAADFLNSADEKAIADVLYLYGEERQSRRVARAIVAARPLETTGALARVVRKTLGYKPHDKKDPATRTFQAVRIHVNGELDELAHGLSAAEHLLREGGRLAVVSFHSLEDRIVKRFLREASSTPSASRHVPLAAQDDPVFSNVSKAIKPGEAEIARNPRSRSSVLRHATRTATPAREAA is encoded by the coding sequence ATGAGCGCCGCGCCGCATATTCCCGTGCTCCTCGACGAGGTGATCGACGCGCTCGATCCGCAACCGGGCGACGTGATCGTCGACGCAACCTTCGGTGCGGGCGGCTATACGCGCGCCCTGCTCGAACGCGGCGTCACCGTGCATGCTTTCGACCGCGATCCCGACGCCATCGCTGCGGGTCGGAAATGGAGCGAGACAGAAGAAGCTCCGCCGCGCCTCGTTCTCCACCCGCATCGTTTCTCCGAAATGCTTGACGTCATGACGTCGGCAGACGTTGCGCAGGTCGATGGGGTGGTGATGGATATCGGCGTCTCCTCGATGCAGCTCGACCAGGCCGAGCGCGGCTTCGCCTTTTCGGCCGATGGACCGCTCGACATGCGTATGAGCCAGGACGGCGAAAGTGCGGCCGATTTCCTCAATTCGGCGGACGAAAAAGCGATCGCCGACGTGCTCTATCTCTATGGCGAGGAACGCCAGTCGCGCCGGGTCGCGCGCGCCATCGTTGCCGCGCGTCCGCTGGAAACGACAGGCGCGCTGGCGCGGGTCGTGCGCAAGACGCTGGGCTACAAGCCGCATGACAAGAAGGACCCCGCTACGCGGACCTTCCAGGCGGTCAGGATCCATGTGAACGGCGAACTCGACGAACTGGCCCATGGCTTGTCGGCAGCCGAGCATTTGCTGCGCGAAGGGGGCCGCCTCGCGGTGGTCAGCTTCCACAGCCTCGAAGACCGGATCGTCAAGCGCTTCCTGCGCGAGGCGTCCTCAACCCCGAGTGCCTCGCGTCATGTCCCCTTGGCGGCGCAGGATGATCCGGTCTTTTCCAATGTCAGCAAGGCAATCAAGCCCGGCGAAGCCGAGATCGCGCGTAATCCGCGGTCGCGTTCGTCGGTGCTGCGCCACGCCACGCGTACCGCCACCCCGGCGCGGGAAGCCGCGTGA
- a CDS encoding DUF3298 and DUF4163 domain-containing protein: MRAPLFLISLALSSAACSDSAEYADKAGVSSNATASASATANASATATPAAEAQAVEQEAERYQFAYSWPAEVAAEPALAAFLGQKADAMRAALEQGADEDWDSSEGGEWTPRQHSATEEWQVVADIPDYLSLSGHLATYSGGAHGMYGVQSLVWDRKAGKAMKGVELFNSPVALEQALGNRLCDTLNTAREERRGMEIEEGSDDMFDKCPGLDEASVLVGSSNGKTFDRITVYFGPYVAGAYAEGDYELDFPVTASVVDAVKPAHAGAFSVKR; encoded by the coding sequence ATGCGTGCGCCCCTGTTCCTGATTTCCCTCGCGCTGTCGAGTGCGGCCTGTTCCGACAGCGCCGAGTATGCCGACAAGGCGGGGGTCAGCTCGAATGCGACCGCAAGCGCAAGCGCAACCGCAAACGCCTCAGCTACCGCCACGCCGGCGGCAGAAGCCCAGGCGGTCGAACAGGAAGCCGAGCGCTATCAGTTTGCCTATTCCTGGCCCGCGGAAGTCGCTGCCGAACCGGCGCTCGCCGCGTTCCTCGGGCAGAAGGCCGACGCGATGCGCGCGGCGCTCGAGCAAGGCGCGGATGAGGACTGGGACTCTTCCGAAGGGGGTGAGTGGACCCCGCGCCAGCACAGCGCCACCGAAGAGTGGCAAGTGGTGGCGGACATACCCGATTACCTGAGCCTGTCGGGCCATCTGGCGACCTATTCGGGCGGGGCGCATGGCATGTATGGCGTCCAGTCGCTCGTCTGGGATCGGAAGGCCGGTAAGGCGATGAAGGGGGTCGAGCTGTTCAACTCGCCCGTCGCGCTCGAACAGGCGCTGGGCAATAGGCTGTGCGACACGCTCAACACCGCGCGCGAAGAACGGCGCGGTATGGAGATCGAGGAGGGCAGCGACGACATGTTCGACAAATGCCCCGGCCTCGACGAGGCTAGCGTGCTGGTGGGCTCGTCCAACGGCAAGACCTTCGACAGGATCACGGTCTATTTCGGCCCCTATGTCGCGGGCGCCTATGCCGAGGGCGATTACGAGCTCGATTTCCCCGTCACCGCCTCGGTCGTCGATGCGGTCAAACCTGCGCATGCCGGTGCCTTCAGCGTGAAACGCTAG